In Parabacteroides sp. FAFU027, the following proteins share a genomic window:
- a CDS encoding C1 family peptidase has translation MNRACMLSALMIIGAGACALAQNKDKGKLIEVPKGGFYDSVVLKDQRHVDDSLSQEPPKMKFIMDQSGLKLPNKVDLYKRQWANPPISQGNAGTCWDFSTSSFYESEIYRMQKKQVKLSEMYFAYWEYVGKARRFVQERGKSLFDEGSEANALSRLAKEYGMMPETEYKGLLNGRKYYSHAAMVKEMKSYLESVKQNNAWNEEAVIATIRDILKHYMGEPPAKFKVDGKEYTPMSYMKNYLKFNPEDYVDILSYKEKPFLQKVEYDVPDNWWHNRDYYNVPLDDFMKALKQAIRNGYTVAIGGDVSEAGFSRDTQCAKIPDFDIPSAYINDDARQFRFSNKTTTDDHGMHLVGYVENYNGDGKDWYLVKDSGAGSKNNDPKAPEFGYYFFSEDYVKLKMMDFAVHKDAVKELLGKFK, from the coding sequence ATGAACAGAGCTTGTATGCTTTCGGCACTGATGATTATTGGCGCGGGGGCGTGCGCTTTAGCACAAAACAAAGACAAGGGTAAGCTGATTGAAGTACCCAAGGGGGGATTTTACGACAGCGTTGTGTTGAAAGACCAACGTCATGTGGATGATTCCCTTAGTCAGGAACCTCCCAAAATGAAGTTTATTATGGATCAATCCGGCCTGAAATTGCCGAATAAGGTTGATTTGTACAAACGTCAGTGGGCAAATCCGCCGATTTCGCAGGGGAATGCGGGGACATGTTGGGACTTTAGCACCTCATCATTTTACGAGTCTGAAATCTACCGGATGCAGAAAAAGCAGGTGAAGCTTTCTGAAATGTATTTCGCTTATTGGGAATATGTAGGAAAAGCACGCCGGTTTGTGCAGGAAAGGGGGAAATCATTATTTGATGAGGGATCAGAAGCAAATGCCTTGTCCCGTTTGGCAAAAGAGTACGGGATGATGCCGGAGACGGAATACAAAGGTTTATTGAATGGCCGGAAATATTATTCCCACGCGGCAATGGTGAAGGAGATGAAGTCTTACCTCGAAAGCGTAAAGCAGAATAATGCCTGGAATGAAGAGGCGGTGATTGCCACAATCCGGGATATTTTGAAACATTACATGGGAGAGCCACCAGCAAAGTTTAAGGTGGATGGAAAAGAATATACTCCAATGAGCTACATGAAAAATTACCTGAAGTTTAATCCGGAGGATTATGTGGATATTCTTTCGTATAAGGAAAAGCCATTCTTGCAGAAAGTGGAATACGATGTTCCTGACAACTGGTGGCACAACCGGGATTATTACAATGTTCCGCTGGATGATTTCATGAAGGCATTGAAACAAGCAATCCGGAATGGATACACAGTGGCAATTGGCGGCGATGTGTCTGAAGCCGGATTTTCCCGTGACACGCAATGTGCCAAAATTCCCGATTTTGATATTCCATCGGCTTACATCAATGACGATGCCCGCCAGTTTCGTTTCTCCAATAAAACGACTACCGATGACCACGGCATGCACCTGGTCGGTTATGTGGAAAACTACAATGGCGATGGTAAAGACTGGTATCTGGTGAAAGATTCCGGAGCAGGCTCCAAAAACAATGATCCAAAGGCACCAGAGTTTGGCTACTACTTCTTTAGTGAAGATTATGTGAAGTTGAAGATGATGGACTTTGCCGTTCACAAAGATGCGGTGAAGGAGTTGCTGGGCAAGTTTAAGTAA
- a CDS encoding alpha-N-arabinofuranosidase produces MKKTILSLMMMGSLALSAQNTPTQITIHADQAKNKIPKEIYGQFAEHLGTCIYGGIWVGEKSNIPNIKGYRTDVFNALKDLQVPVMRWPGGCFADEYHWMDGIGPKEKRPKMVNNNWGGVVEDNSFGTNEFLNLCEMLGCEPYISGNVGSGTVEELAKWVEYMTSDGDSPMANLRRQNGREKPWHVKYLGVGNESWGCGGSMKPDYYSDLYRRYSTYCREFDGNKLFKIASGASDYDYNWTKTLMKNAAGHMNGISLHYYTCKGWSGSKGSATKFSRDEYLWTLAKSLEIEEVVKKHISIMDSIDPKKRVGLLVDEWGTWWDQEPGSHPGFLYQQNTMRDAFVAALTLNIFNKYTERVKMTNIAQVVNVLQAMILTDGPKMVLTPTYHVFKMYKGHMNATNLPLDIQCGELTYNDKKIPAVSASASKNDQGGILITLANVDPDREQRVEIALDGLKSAKINGTILAGKGIDSYNTFDKPNEVVPAVFKGAKITKTGISVILPAKSVVALEL; encoded by the coding sequence ATGAAAAAGACCATTCTCTCTCTGATGATGATGGGCTCGCTCGCGCTTTCGGCGCAAAACACGCCTACCCAAATCACCATCCACGCCGACCAGGCGAAGAACAAAATTCCGAAAGAAATCTACGGACAGTTTGCCGAACACCTCGGAACCTGCATCTATGGAGGTATCTGGGTGGGTGAGAAATCGAACATCCCCAATATCAAGGGCTACCGTACCGATGTATTCAATGCACTGAAAGATCTTCAGGTTCCGGTAATGCGTTGGCCGGGAGGCTGCTTTGCCGACGAATACCACTGGATGGACGGTATCGGACCGAAAGAGAAACGCCCCAAAATGGTCAATAACAACTGGGGCGGCGTGGTCGAAGACAACAGCTTCGGTACAAATGAGTTCCTCAACCTCTGTGAAATGCTGGGCTGTGAACCTTATATCAGCGGAAACGTGGGTAGCGGTACGGTCGAAGAACTGGCCAAATGGGTGGAATATATGACCTCCGACGGTGACAGCCCGATGGCTAATCTCCGCCGCCAAAACGGACGTGAAAAACCGTGGCACGTAAAATACCTCGGTGTGGGTAACGAAAGCTGGGGCTGCGGCGGTAGCATGAAGCCGGACTACTACTCTGATCTTTATCGTCGTTACTCCACTTACTGTCGCGAATTCGACGGCAACAAACTATTCAAGATTGCAAGTGGTGCCAGCGACTACGACTACAACTGGACTAAGACGCTGATGAAAAATGCAGCCGGACACATGAATGGGATTTCTCTCCACTATTATACCTGCAAAGGGTGGAGCGGAAGCAAGGGCTCTGCTACTAAGTTCAGCAGGGATGAGTACCTGTGGACCCTGGCAAAAAGTCTTGAAATCGAAGAGGTCGTAAAAAAACACATCTCCATCATGGATAGTATTGATCCAAAGAAACGTGTCGGCTTGTTGGTGGACGAATGGGGTACCTGGTGGGACCAGGAGCCGGGCTCACATCCGGGATTCCTTTACCAGCAAAACACCATGCGCGATGCTTTCGTGGCTGCATTGACCCTCAACATTTTCAACAAATACACCGAACGGGTGAAAATGACGAACATCGCCCAGGTGGTGAATGTGCTACAGGCAATGATTCTGACCGATGGTCCCAAGATGGTATTGACACCGACATATCATGTATTCAAAATGTACAAAGGACACATGAATGCAACCAATCTGCCTTTGGATATTCAGTGTGGAGAGTTGACATATAACGACAAGAAAATCCCTGCGGTCAGCGCTTCGGCTTCAAAAAATGACCAGGGTGGCATCCTGATTACGCTGGCTAACGTTGACCCGGACAGAGAGCAAAGAGTAGAAATTGCTCTTGACGGATTGAAGTCTGCAAAAATTAACGGCACTATCCTTGCTGGTAAAGGAATTGATTCCTACAATACCTTTGACAAACCAAACGAAGTGGTTCCTGCTGTTTTCAAAGGTGCTAAAATCACCAAAACCGGCATTTCGGTAATACTTCCGGCGAAGTCAGTTGTGGCGCTGGAACTGTAA